The following are from one region of the Nicotiana tabacum cultivar K326 chromosome 3, ASM71507v2, whole genome shotgun sequence genome:
- the LOC107762541 gene encoding serine/threonine-protein phosphatase PP1 isozyme 1-like, with translation MAQNNEQQVQGQGLIEAGVLDDIINRLLEFRNARTVRQVQLSEAEIRSLCSASREIFLQQPNLLELEAPIKICGDIHGQYGDLLRLFEYGGFPPEANYLFLGDYVDRGKQSLETICLLLAYKIKYPENFFLLRGNHECASINRIYGFYDECKRRFNVKLWKCFTECFNCLPVAALIDEKILCMHGGLSPDLTNLDQIRNLPRPTDVPDSGLLCDLLWSDPSREVKGWGMNDRGVSYTFGPDKVAEFLMQHDMDLVCRAHQVVEDGYEFFAERQLVTIFSAPNYCGEFDNAGAMMSVDESLMCSFQILKPTDRKPRFL, from the exons ATGGCACAAAATAACGAGCAGCAGGTACAGGGGCAGGGATTAATAGAGGCAGGGGTTCTTGATGATATAATAAACAGATTATTGGAGTTTAGGAATGCAAGAACAGTGAGGCAGGTTCAGCTTTCAGAAGCTGAGATCCGTTCACTTTGTAGTGCTTCAAGGGAAATCTTCCTTCAGCAGCCTAATCTTCTTGAACTTGAAGCCCCCATCAAGATCTGTG GTGACATTCATGGCCAATATGGTGATCTTTTGAGGCTTTTTGAATACGGGGGTTTTCCTCCTGAGGCTAATTATTTGTTTTTAGGGGACTACGTCGACCGTGGCAAACAAAGTTTGGAAACAATATGCCTTCTACTTGCATACAAAATTAAATATCCTGAGAACTTCTTTCTCTTGAGAGGAAATCATGAATGTGCTTCTATTAATCGAATTTATGGATTCTATGATGAATGTAAGCGCCGATTCAACGTGAAGCTATGGAAATGCTTCACTGAATGTTTCAATTGTCTTCCCGTTGCTGCTCTCATAGATGAGAAAATACTGTGCATGCACGGTGGTCTTTCTCCAGACCTAACAAACTTAGATCAGATAAGAAATTTACCTCGTCCAACTGATGTTCCAGATTCTGGTTTGCTGTGTGATTTACTTTGGTCAGATCCTAGCCGAGAAGTTAAAGGTTGGGGAATGAATGATAGGGGAGTTTCATATACTTTTGGTCCTGATAAGGTCGCAGAATTCTTGATGCAACATGATATGGACCTTGTTTGTCGTGCCCACCAG GTTGTTGAAGATGGTTATGAATTTTTTGCGGAAAGGCAGCTAGTGACGATATTTTCGGCCCCAAACTACTGTGGTGAATTTGATAATGCTGGTGCAATGATGAGTGTTGATGAAAGTTTAATGTGCTCGTTCCAGATACTGAAGCCAACAGATAGAAAGCCTCGGTTTTTATGA